The following is a genomic window from Bubalus bubalis isolate 160015118507 breed Murrah chromosome 6, NDDB_SH_1, whole genome shotgun sequence.
GTGAGTGACAGTGGGAGGGAGACTGAGGAGGGGGTTGGGTTCCCCTTGGATTGTGGGGAGGACCTTGTGCTCATGTCTCTCAGTTTCCCCTGGGAGCCGATCCTGGGCCCCATCCATAACactgtttctttctctgcagCCATCGTGGGGTCCTCCGAGGTCCCCACAACATCTACCGTATCCTCTGGATCAGGCAGCGGGATCCAGACATGGCTTGTGCTGGTAGGGGTCGTTCTGGGGGCTGTGGTCCTCTCTCTCCTCATCGCGGTTGCTGCCAAATGCCATCTCTGCCGCAAATACCGTGCCAGCTACCAGCACCACCCACTGCCTGAAACAGGGAAGGGAGGTCGTCCCGAGGTGGTTGAAGATGAGGATGATGATGGCTTCATTGAGGACAATTACATTCAGCCTGGGTTTGGTGGGCTGGAGACAGGGGCAAGCAGGGACCACTTCTCCCTTTGAGTCTTCATCTTTGGactgccccaccccccatccctatGCTTGACAGCTTAAGGAGAGCAGATATTTCAAGGGAACCACAAGCCTCAGGGACTTGGTAGGGCTTAAGGGCTGACCAGGGGTGGAGCAATCCTCCCTTACTCGACTCTAGTCACCAAAGTGATCATGACCCTCTTTTACTCAATGACTCTCAATGGCTCCCTCCTGTTCTCAGAATAAAGCTTACCAAGGGCCTGACTTTGAAATCATGCCTCTGTTGGCCTTTGGTTTCCCTTCTTGACTGTCCCTTTTTTACTTCCTGCTTAGCTAATTCTTTGTTATTCCTCCCTCTCCTACCGTGCTGTTTCTCCCTGGACCTTTGCTCACACTCCTCTTTTGCCTAgatgcctttctcttctcccaagTCCTGTCTGACAGTGATGAAAATCACCGGCCAGTAGACTCCAGGTGGTCTGCCTACCTGCCAGCATTTCAGATGTGACCTGATGATAACATTTTAGCAGGGGAAATGCAATGTGCCAAATTTCttactgagatttttttcctgtcaATAAAGTGGAAATCTAAATAGTTCTAGTATGTTTTTCACAGATATTAAtacatctgttttcattttaattaaaaataaagtctcttattttttattttcctgaactgAGGCTTGTGCATAAAAATGACCCTTGTCACTGAACGCTATTACAGTGCTCAGATATCCCCTCCTTTGGACACCTGAGAGCTGCTGCCTCCCATAAGACCTGTGAGTTTCTCTAGTGGTCTCTTACCATGTTTGGTTTTCATCTTTGTTACAGTTTGAACGTACCCTTACTGGGCCAGACTGTATTCTCTGAGGCCACAGTCTGCACTTCGTTCTGTGTACTCAGAGTCTCGTacatagcagatgctcaataaatatttattgacttcgTTGAATTATCATGGGCCTAGGGGTGAGTGGATGAGAGATGATGGAGTGGAGTTGACTATGGAACCTTGATGGAGAGGAAAAAGACAGGGTCATGATTGCTAGTGGGGAGTCTGGGGAAAGGGAGACAGTTTCAAGATAGCAGAGGCTTGAGTTAAGCTTCTTTTGGTTGCAAGCAATGGAAAGGAGTTTGGGGGGTGAATTAAAGGGGGATAGCTAACTCAGAAGGGCAGGAAGCAGGTGGTCCCAGCTGCCTGAGGTCGGGCATGGGACCTCTAGTGCTCTGTCATTTATGGGCACTTATGAGGTTCCATGCCTGGGACTCCCAAACTCTTGATTCTGGGTTTCAAGTACCCAGTTGATAGAATCTGATTGGCCCAGCTTGGGTCAAGTATCTACTACTGGTCTGATCAGCTCCGGCCAGTGGGGGCAGGCTCCTGTAGTCCTCTTGTGATTTGAGAAGCCCACCCATTTGCTCCAGTTCAGCCCCAGCCAAGCAGGGGGAAGTTGGGAACCAGGCAGCTGCCCAGATATATCCACCACATGCAGTGTTAGCCTTTGAGGAAAGAGCCaggggagaaagaaacagagggctGACTAATGTGTGGGGTGCTCGAAGAAAAGGCCAGAGGTCAAGGATGGCTGCGATGTAGGGTTGAGGGTGCCCATGCCAGGGATGAAGCTGAAGAGGGGATGCTGTGCAGCGATGGACGGAAGGGGAGAGACCAAGATATGACTAAAGTGTGGCACAGGGAACAGAGATCCCAGGGATGTGATAGAacgggggtgaggtggggggaatGGGGAGATGGTTGACAGGACTTTTGGCCACTGGACATGCGGAGTAGGGAGTCAGTGAAGCTGCCCTGGTTTCTGACTGACTGGCTGGGCACTTGAGGAAGAGCAGGTTTTCGGGGAGCAAGGATTCAATGCTGGACATGGGGTTTCCAGCGGGTAGATGCCTGGGGCAGCTGCATTCACAGAGTGAAGTCCGGTTGGTCTGTAGATGTGGCCTTGGGAGTCCTTGACAATAGGGTCTCTGAGCCCCTCGGGAGTGAATCAGCTCACCAGGGCCGGGGTGGCATAGAGGAGGCACTGAGGACAGAGCAGGGAAACACTGACCTCTAAGGGTTTGtctgcagaggaggaggagacaggagagactGGGGATgagccagggaggaggggagccAACCCTATTCATTGTTCCTCAGCCCCCAGACCCTCGAAGGCTGGGAAGGTCCTGTGTGGGAGACAGCAACACTGGCTGCCCCAGCCTGAGACCCCGGAGAGGATGTTGAGTAGCAGAGCATGTCCTGGCCTCCGGGGGAGGAGCCTGTTGGTCTTTCCTCTGCCCCTCAAACATCCCCAGGGCTCACCCAGAGGGGCTGCCCTGGCTTGCACTTCTGGGCCAAGAAGCAGCTTAGCTTCTCAGGGCCTTGATTGAACCTCTGAGAAATGTGGGCAGAGGTGAGCACCCAACCTCAGATTagaagtttggagaaggaaatggcaacccattccagtattgttgcctggagaaccccaaggacagaggaacctggctgctatagtccatggtgtcacaaagagctggacatgactcaagtgacctAACACACACATTTCTGAGCCCAGCACCAAGAAGGGTTGGTAGGGGAGGCTTCCCCTCAGAacctgctgttcagttcagttcagttcagtcgctcagtcgtgtccaactctttgcgaccccatggactgcagcacaacaggcttccctgtctatcaccagctcccggaatttactcaaattcatgtccatggagtcagtgatgccatccaaccatctcatcctctgtcgttcccttctcctcctgccttcagtctttcccagcatcagggtcttttcaaatgagtcagctcttcacctcaggtggccaaagtattggagtttcagcttcagcatcagtccttccaatgaatactcaggactgatttcctttaggatggtctggttggatctccttgcagtccaagggactctcaagagtcttctccaacaccacagttcaaaagcatcgattctttggtgctcagctttctttatagtccagctctcacatccatacatgactactgggaaaaccataaactatcacacaattgcactcacctcacacactagtaaagtaatgctcaaaactctccaagccaggcttcaacagcaggtgaaccgtgaacttccagatgttcaagctggatttagaaaaggcagaggaaccagagatcaaattgccaacatctgttggatcatcgaaaaagcaagagagttccagaacctGCTGTGGGTGGTGGGAAATCTGGACCTAGAGAGCGGCCCTGGTGGATTTCCCAGAGAGATGGTTCCCAGCAGGCTCGCATGCCTGGCCCCAGGCACGAAGAGGAAACACCATTTGGGTCCACAGGTTCAAGGGCATGGGGATGCGGGAACTGCTGGGAGGCCTGGGActcagccaggcttctctctggtcTGCCCTCCTGTGGCTTCAGACCACGACCCCAGCCCACCTCTGCACCTCGCGTGCAACCTGTCCTCATCCCTCAGTAGCTGTCACTACCTTCTTTCCCCTGTGAGCGCCAACCCAGACTGCAAAGGATAGCCCAGTTTCTTGGCAGCCTCATCCTTCTGACCCCAGAGCAAGGCCACAATGCTTGTTCTTGTGTGGAGGCCAAAAACAGGGGTCACACAAGCCAGGGATGTGAAGTTGAAGAAAGCTGGCAGAGCAACAAACTGAGATGAgagtacagatgtgaaagtgaaagtgtgaacactcagtcgtgtcggactctttgccaccccaggtttgtagcccatcaggcttctctgtccatggaattctccaggcaagaatactggagtggattgccattcccttctccaggggatcttcctgacccagggattgaaccctggtctcctacatcgcaggcagattctttgccatctgagccaccaggaaaacctggattcacatcccagctctgccatttatctgctgtgtgaccttggggaagttacTTACCCCCTCAGTGCTCCAATTTCTTCTCAGTAGAATAACGATCATAGTAGCACTTGCCTCCCATGGTTTTAGAAGGCTTAAATGAGTGACATGTGTAAAATAGAATAGAGCAAGCATCTGCAAGTATTAGCCATATCTGTAGGGGCACCACCAGGGCAATCTCTCCCCACGACAGATCATCCTGAAGAAGGAGCTTGCcatgcctccttcctcctcattCTCTCTAGACTGGGATTTGAACATGTCTGTTTCCCAGGACTCAGGTCAGAAGATCTAGTTCAAAGCTGCAAAAGACTAGAATTAGATGTTCTGATgctctctcttggtaaatgtcacattgcacttaaAAATACGTGGGTTGTTTTCAAATACCTTTtgctattgatttctaacataattccacagtgataaagAGAACTGACTCAGTACGATTTCactacctttagaccatgaaatatTTGTGACttgtggtaaagcgtctgcctgcaatgcgggaaacctgggtttgatccctgggttgggaagatcccctggagaaggaaaaggcaacccactctggtactcttgcctggaaaattccatggacagagaagcctggtaggctacagtccatagggtcacaaagagtcagacacgactgagtgacttcactttcactttacattccTGGATATATTCCAATGTCTcttggtttatagtctatggaaaCTTGAATAGAATCTGTATTCTGCTGTTTTAATTGtattgaattggttcacagtgcttttcatgtctactatatccttcttggagaaggcaatggcaccccactccagtactcttgcctggcaaatcgcatggacagaggagcctggtaggctgcagtccatggggtcactaggagtcgaacacgactgatcagcttcactttcacttttcactttcatgcattggagaaggaaatggcaacccactccagtgttcttgcctggaggatcccagggacgggggagcctggtgggctgctgaccatggggtcgctggagtcagacacgactgaagcgacttagcagcagcagcatatccttctacttttctgtccattcattctattaatttttgagagtttgatattgaaactgcAACTAAACATCTTaatttatacacttaaaaataattctaatatatagtagaactatatgtaattttgttctgtattttctgtttcccataaatgtgttatcatactgtCATaattaaaggagaaggcaatggcaacccactccagtactcttgcctggaaagtcccatggatggaggagcctggtgggctgccatctatggggttgcacagagtcgaacacaactgaagtgacttagcagcagcagcataattaaaaggaaaaaaagggggtGAAAAGTTCTGATGCTGTAGGATATAATGATAGCAACAATAATAACACTGATGTGTAAGCCCTTCCTTACAACAGCCCTGCTGGACAGGCAAGTCCAGCTTGATAGACTGAGAAGTTGAGGCTCAAACAGGTTAACTACAACTTGCCTGCTTCACTCAGCAATAACACTATTATCTCACCTCTAAGTCATGATCAAACAGACCCAGAGAAAGAATCTCCTGGTAGTTGAATTGGCCCCCATCATTCCTGGGTTGGCACCCCTTGCCCGTGAATCAGGGCCAAGAAGTTCCAGGTTTGGGAGAGCAGGCTGGGAGGGTAGAAGTGGTGTGTCCCATCCCTGACTGGGGAGGGGACCAGAGCAGGCTGTTCTCTGCTGTGCCCAGGGCAGGTCCTGGGCAACAGTCCAGGAGGCAGACTGGTCAGTGTGCAAACACTGAGGCCCGACTGGTTCCCTGGTCCCTTGAGGAAGCTCAAGGGGAGCCTGGGGACTCCTGTGGGGTGTGACTGGATATGATGGAAGGACCACCTGAACTAGAACAGATTTGGAGGTTTCTGGAACATATTCTTCTAGGATCCAGGCATCCAAGAGACCCAGAAGGAACGTGGggcaagtctctctctctcttcatcttgCCTGCTGCCAGTGGGAGCTTTTAGGAGGTCCTGACCACTCTCTGCTGTCTTTATCAGCTCCCCTTGTCCCTGACACTTGTTTAGATTACAGGACCTTTATGTTAACCTCTCTCTTGCCAATGCCTGCCCCATCATGTCACCATTGCACACTCCAGGTGACACTCCAACCTGAGGCCTGCATCTTAACCTCTGCATGCTGTTGCAGAACCCTGCTTCCCACCCCCTCACCGCTACCTGCATCGCCCAGTCCATGCTTCTGTTGCTGCCCATTCTCCAGCTTCCCATGGGCTCTCAAAGCCTCCATTTTCTAGCCTCCTTTGGGCTTTCAAAGTCTCCACTCTCCAACATTCTCCAGGCTTTCAAAACCTCTGGCAACCTTGCTGTTTCCTTGTTCATTGTCCctaaaagttctttaaaatggtctcaatctgcctgcaatgcaggagacctgggtttgattcctaggttgggaagatcccctggagaaggaaatggcaacccactccagtattcttacctggagaatcccatgggcagaggagcctggcagtctacagtccatggggtcataagagtcggacatgacttagtgactaaaccaccatcaccgcTGCCTCACAGAAAGAATGGGTGTTGGCCAGTTTCCTGTTATAAAATTCACAAACTTACCTGTGTCCacattcttccttctctcctatcAAAATAGCATCGGGAGCCCAATCACTCCACTGTGGGCTCCAGTCACTCCATTGTGGGCTCTGATCCACTCTCCCCACCTTCCTGCTCAGGGACTTAAAGACCTACTTCTTCTCTATCAATGTAGACCCATCACATCTGTCTGGTCCTAAAGAAGCTCCTCCAGGTAGATAGTCAAAAAGACCTGTGAGTCCTACCTTCTGAGCATCCATAGAACCTAACCTATAAGACTGTCCCAGCAGACACCTCCTTGTCCAAGCCCCATCAtctggttgctgctaagtcgcttcagtcgtgtccgactctgtgcgaccccagagatggaagcccaccaggctcccccgtccctggaattctccaggcaagaacactggagtgggttgccatttccttctccaatgcatgaaagtgaaaagtgaaagtgaagtcgctcagtcgtgtctgactcccagcgaccgcatggactgcagcctaccaggctcctccgtccatgggattttccaggcaagagtactggagtggggtgccattgccttctccaccgtCATCTGGAGATGGCATCTATCTACCACTGGAGTCTCCGCCTCCACCCAGCTGATACCATCCTTCCCATGTTATAGTCGGGTATATAGATAATGACTTCCGCTCCCTTTGGAACAAGTCCTCTGTGAGCAGAGGCAGAGGCTTTCCCTGCCTCCATTTTTGCCTCTTCCAATGAATTCTAAATTACAATTTCAGCCAGGCCATTGTTTTCCTTACAGTCCATCACTGGGTTCCTCTTGACCTCAAGAAACTGTGCTACCTGCTAAGGAGACTCTGAAGCCCGGGAGGGGCCCAGGGCTCCACTCAGGTATGGCCTTGCCTCTTGTCCGCTAATGCTCCATGTTTCCATCATGTACAATCTCTGTGGTTCCTCAAAGGGCCAGATCTCTCATCTCTGGGTACTtttgctctttcttctttctgggaTTCTCTTCCCAACCTCCCTAGCTTGGCCAACTGCTTCCCATCCCTCAGGACCTAGCTGAGATGGCACTTCTGGGGCTGTTCAGTcattttttcttactctttttctcCTTAGACCAGTCTGGGCTTCAGAGGGCAGCCAGGTGAGTCCCCCGTCCCATTCTGGTCAGGGTACCACCCTAATTAAAACCTTCCCAGGTTTCTCAGTGTCCTGAGGACAAAAGCCAAATTCCTCAGCTTGGCTGACAAGACCATCTGACAGGCAGGAGTTAAGAAGGAGCAATTTCATGAGAGCAAGGTGGAGGTTTCCTGCCCCATGACTCTCATTTTCTCATAATGAGGGAGGCCAAGTTGTCTGCAGAGAGCAGTGTTGGGGGCTGCGAATGGAATGATGCTGGGGTGTGAAGGGAGTGGAGGGACCTTGAGGGCCATGTGGGAGCAGGAGCTGGCCTGGGAAACAGGGTAACTTGTGAGCTGAGTTTAAGACCAGGCTGGGATTAGTGATGGGGAATCATGGTGACACCAGGCTGCCTGGCTCTTCAGATTTCTCTAGTAGCCACTTGCTGTGAGTGTTCATTCACAGAGGGAATTTTTTCTGGGAGGGAGAGACCAAGGGTCAGGCAGCTAAGTTGTTGAGGAGTCTGTCAAGGAGTGAGTGAGAGGATGAGTCACAGAATCTTAACCAGATGGAATAAGACAGAATGGACTGCTttaagagagagggagagagcagaggtGGTCAGTAGATAACTGGTGGTGATGGAGACCAAGATGGGGTTTAGTGAGATGCTTTGAGCACACGAGCTGGAAGTGGGAGGTTGTGGGGTCGCTTTAGTGAATAAGGAAGGATCAGCATTTTCACCGCGCCTGGGCCTCCGCCCAGCTTGTTACCGTCCTTCCCGTGTTATAGTTGGGTGTATAGATGATGACTTACACTGCCCTTTGAAATAGGTCCTCTGTGGGCAGGAACCATGCTCCTCGTGTAGCGTCCTTCCCAGGAGAGTCTGACACGGCCTGACCTACGGTAACTGCTCATCCAGACATTTTCATACGTAACTCTTCACCCTCCcaattttctgtgtttctgttttcctttagttTCTTGAAAGAAATTTTGTGAAAGAATCTAATCTCGTCTCAGCTGAAAAAAACCCAGGATGTAACCCCTGTTTTACAGGATGGAGAGGCATTCAGTGGTTCTCTGATGAGCCAGGAATTGGGTGAGAGTGAGAGCTCCCTCTTGTGAGCCCTGGAAGAATGAGTTACTGGGGCAGATGGTGTGGGGCCTCAGGAGGGAAAGATTCAGGGCCAACAGCAGACAGTGGTATAACCTCCCACCCTTCCCAGTTCTAGGAGGTCTCAATGAGCTGAGTCTTTAGTCCACACATCCATACCCTACTATGTGCCGGGCCAGTGTGGGGGGCTAGGAACACATGGATGAGCAGGACACAGACCCTGCCAGAAGGAGATCACCATCTGGTTAAGGGAATAGATTCACAGAGAAAGAACTGCAGGCTGGTGTCTACAATGGAGGGTTTGGCCATAGCAAAGGGGTAATTTGCTAGTGTAGCGGGAGAGGGTCAGGAAAGACTCCCCAAGAACGTGGCTTCTTAGGGCCCAAGGTCTTGAAAAGTGCCACGGCAGGGGAAGGGAGCCATGAAGcctgggagaagggagagaacaTGTTGGAGTCAGGCTGATGCGGCACCATGGCTGGCTCATGGGTATGTTGAGGAGAGGGAGGCCAGTCCTGTCGGGGAGTCTGCATGTTAGCCTGCAAAAGCGGGGGGCACCTTGGCACCTGAGGTCTTTAACCTGGATGCTGGGTGAAGGGTGAGACCGGAAGCTAGTTCAAGGTAGAGAGGAGAGGGGCTCACATTTGAATATGTGGAGTCTGAGATGCCCATGGAATTCCTGGTGCTCCTCAACTTGCCTATTCTCTCTGCTCACGTTGCTCCCTGCCATGGCTGGCAACACCCTTCCCCTCATCCATCAGCTCAGCGTTTTCTCCAGGAAACTGCCTTGATCTTGGCAGCTGAAAGCGATTTTCCTGTCAGAGCCTCAGTAGCTCCACATTTAACACCTCTTAGGCAGCACGTCTGCCTGGCTTCCCCGCCactcctggtttcctcagtgggGTATCCCACGGTCTTCACCTTGTGAAGCAGGAAGTGATGAAACAATAGCTCACGCAACGAGTGTCCCTGCACCTGCAGAGGGAGAGCCCTTTCAGGGCTGACCTTAAGCAGGAAGAGACTCTTATGCCCCAGCGGACATCCAACACTCCTCCCATGCCTGGGAACCCAGAGGCAGGCCAGCCGGTGCTGCGATTACACAGACCAGGATGTTCTGGTTTCAGAGGTGGGGTTGGGAGCTGCAGCCTCTGGAGAAACCAGCCAATAAAACCTAAATACTCAGGCTTCATGTGGAACCAGCACCTAAGCAGATGAGGACCCATCAGCCTCCCCACCCACGCCGCCTTCTCCCTGGGACCAGAGGCCCACCACCTTCCTGAGGGTGGGCAGCCCCTCACCCGTCCCCTCTCCAGCTTCCTAGTACTTATGAGGAGAAGCCACAGGCCCGGCTGAGGACACCTTCAAGGTACCTCTGTCGGCCTGAGAGAGGCACAAAGTGTCCCATTTGGGAGGGATGGCTGTGCGGGaaggggcagggccaggggaAGGGATGGCCTCTAAGGGAGATGCTTAAAGACAATGTTAGTAATAGTGGCCACCACTTTTATTGCACACCTGCCGTGGGCCCAGCCCTTCCACACAGCATGTCGTTTGATCCTAGCAATCGATGACCATGACTGTTTCTCTTCAgagactggggctcagagaggttaagccactTGCCCAAGGCCCTCGGCTGGTGAGTGGTAGAGGGGTCACTGCCACCCCGGCCTGTCATGCCAGAACCCGTGTTCTGTCCACTTTGCCGCCACAGTCTCCTCGATGAAGAGGGCTCACTTTGCAGTCTCCGGGGGTGGGCAGCGTCCTCTCCTAGGCAAACAGGTGATGGGTGTTACAGGCGGAGCTGGCTCTCAGAGGTGTTAGGAACAGGGGTCAAGAATCTTCAGGGATCCCAGACCCTACTCTGCTGAGAGGCTTGGGACACCAACAGGCAGACCGTGACAGCTCCATGAGCTCCAAGGAGAAGCAGCCCTCTCCTTGGGATGTGACGTGTGGGTGCATGCCGGCTCCTCGTCACAGgttatgcacacacactcactcacgcTCGGGCACAGTTCTCTGGAGGCTGAGGGCAGGTCGGGGGAAGGAGGGCCAGGGCTCAGTCAGATGAGGCTGGCGATGCTGGACGTGGTCTCGTGACGCTGACCGGCCGACAGCTGTCCTGAGATGCTGAAGACGCTGCCGTTGTCGCTGCGGTCACTGCGGGTGGCGGGGGCGGCCGTGCGGGTTGGGGGGCAGTGTCCACTCACAGCCACCTGATACAGCAGCAGGCCCAGCAGCAAGAGTGCCCCAGAGGCAGCCAGGGTGATGCCCACGGACAGCATGGCAGCCAGCGGCCGGGCCGGGGCAGGGGCGGCAGCCAGCCCGGCCAGCGTCAGGCCGGTGACCAGCAGCACCAGGCCGCTGAGCAGCACCACCAGGGCATCCGCACCTCCTCCGCTGCGCAACAGGGCCACGTGGTGAGGCTGGCGGATGCAGTTCATGTCCTGCACGGCCGAGCTCATCAGCTGCTTAACCAGGACCAGCAGGGCCAGCAGGCAGAGCACCGTGCCCACTGCCAGGCGCCACTCCCCCGAGCGGCTGCTGGTGGAGGACAGCAGGGCCACGCCACCCGCCCCACAGCCCGCCACGAGGCCCACGGCCACGGCGAAGCAGAGCCCTGAGCGCCGCGGCTGCTGGGACCACCACAGCTCCACCTGCTCCGCCAGCACATCAGGGGGCAGCCCCCGGCCCCGCGGGGCCTGAGCCTCTCCTTCAGACATGGCTGATCTGGCACGAGTGAGGGCAGAGGGCAGCGTCAGGGGGCAGAGGTGCAGGTCATGGCCTGGAGCCCCCACCACCTGCGTGGCAGCTAGAGGCCCAGAGTCTCATTCCTCGCAGGGTCCAGGGTCTGGTCACCATCACCTGCCAGGGAAGAATCACACTTGCTATCTCCCCAGCCCACCTTCCCCTCATGGTCTCTCCTGGGAGCCTTGGGGATGCTCCCGTGTCCCCTGGGAATCCTCCCGTGTGTGTCCCCTGCAATCCTCCCGGGCACCCAAGTTCCTCCCTAGCACTTTCCCTTGGGAATGCCTCTCCAGAGACCCTAGAAGAGCTCCTCCACCCAAAACACCCCCAGCCCTCTAGGGAACCCCCTGTCCAACCCCTGACCTCTCTGGCTCTCGCTGTCTCAGTTGCCTGTCCCATTCCGGCTGGCCGATGGAGCCGGTGTCACGGTGGATGATGGGACTGGAGGAAGACTCGCAGATAAAGCCTCATTCAGGATCTGACTCACATGGCCTCAGCTGTCACCGCTGGCTCCTGGGGGGAgggttatggggagggagggggcttaTGATTTAACCCTTCTGGAACCAGCAGCCTGACCCTGCATCTTCTCTCTTGGGGCTGCGGCTCCTTCTCTGTGAGTTAGGATCTGACCCCGTAATACCCTCCTTCCCCTTGAGGTCCCATCCAATCTCATAGCCACAGCTACTGGCTCCCGAATCCCACTCTCTGCCAAACCCAGAGCTCCCTCCCAAGCTCCAGACCTGTAAGATGGTCGTCACTTTGACGTCCCATAGGCACCTCTGACACAACAGGTCCCAACCCAAGCTTGTCATCTTACCCGAACCTGCTCCTCCTTTGTGCTCCTCCCGTGGGCACGTCCTGGGGACGCCACCTCTGAACATTTTTCCATCTCAGCCCTGCCCTCATCCCCCTGCTCCTGCACTTCAGCTTCTGTCCCCGCACAACTCCATCACTGCTCTTCCTGCCTCCCCCACGCTTCTCCTCTCACCGCCCCCCCACGCCACAATTTCTCTAACGTGGTACAAAGGGAAGGAGGGCTCTGGACTGGTCCCCCGACTGCATCCCTCCACCGTGGGTGTGTGGGCGAGGGATCTTGCAGTGGTTCCTCATCGAACACGTCCTCCAGAGGCCAGTCAGAGTGACTCCCACAGGGCAAAGTACAGCATTCCAGGCCCTGCCACAAGGAGCCCCAGTTTCCAGCATGGGTGCTGCTGTGATGAGTGCTGGGCTGCGGGTTAGTCAGAGAGGGAGGTCTGACCCCCCCTGCAGGAGGTCAGAAAAGCCCCCATGAGTTCACCTCTTGGACCTCAGGCTCCTAATCTGAAAAGTGAGGCCAATAACCTTtatctggggggagggggcattaAAAATCTCCAGGTCAGAATTTCAGTGGGAATTCTAGGGCCTGCAAAGATGCCCAGAGTGTGCTTTCTGAATAAAAGAACCCAGCATTCTTTCATCCAATTCAGGACGAAGACTACTGC
Proteins encoded in this region:
- the TMEM125 gene encoding transmembrane protein 125 — encoded protein: MSEGEAQAPRGRGLPPDVLAEQVELWWSQQPRRSGLCFAVAVGLVAGCGAGGVALLSSTSSRSGEWRLAVGTVLCLLALLVLVKQLMSSAVQDMNCIRQPHHVALLRSGGGADALVVLLSGLVLLVTGLTLAGLAAAPAPARPLAAMLSVGITLAASGALLLLGLLLYQVAVSGHCPPTRTAAPATRSDRSDNGSVFSISGQLSAGQRHETTSSIASLI
- the C6H1orf210 gene encoding type III endosome membrane protein TEMP, with the translated sequence MSEANQTIVGSSEVPTTSTVSSGSGSGIQTWLVLVGVVLGAVVLSLLIAVAAKCHLCRKYRASYQHHPLPETGKGGRPEVVEDEDDDGFIEDNYIQPGFGGLETGASRDHFSL